The Kroppenstedtia pulmonis genome has a segment encoding these proteins:
- a CDS encoding DMT family transporter — protein MKAYVFLAIAIVSEVFGTSMLKAADGFSRLFPSIGVVLGFGSAFYFLSLSLQALPLNVTYAIWSGLGTALTALIGVFLWKETISVQGIIGLCMIIGGVAFLNLGK, from the coding sequence ATGAAAGCCTATGTATTTTTGGCCATTGCCATTGTAAGTGAGGTTTTCGGTACATCCATGCTGAAAGCAGCAGATGGATTTTCCAGGTTGTTTCCCAGTATCGGTGTTGTGCTGGGATTCGGATCGGCTTTTTATTTCTTGTCCCTGTCTCTCCAAGCTTTGCCGCTGAATGTGACCTATGCGATCTGGTCAGGTTTGGGAACAGCACTGACAGCACTGATCGGAGTCTTTCTTTGGAAAGAGACGATCAGTGTACAAGGAATCATCGGATTATGTATGATCATCGGCGGGGTTGCTTTTCTTAACCTGGGTAAGTGA
- a CDS encoding betaine/proline/choline family ABC transporter ATP-binding protein (Members of the family are the ATP-binding subunit of ABC transporters for substrates such as betaine, L-proline or other amino acids, choline, carnitine, etc. The substrate specificity is best determined from the substrate-binding subunit, rather than this subunit, as it interacts with the permease subunit and not with substrate directly.) codes for MLKFDHVSKVYAGRKKAVEELNLEVEQGEFIVFIGPSGCGKTTTMKMINRLIEPTEGSIYINGEDILKKNQVELRRSIGYVIQQIGLFPHMTIMENITLVPKLLKWPEDQRKKRAEELLKLVNMSPDYLYRYPRELSGGQQQRIGVLRALAADPPLILMDEPFGALDPITRDSLQEEFKHLQQSLGKTIIFVTHDMDEALKLADRIVIMRDGKLVQVGTPDEILRNPADDFVEEFIGKDRLIQARPNIQTVEQVMNPEPVTINLDKSLSESIQLMKERRVDSLLVVDEQNVLQGYIDVEILDQNRKKVKQVKDVLETEVYTVKKEALLRDTIRKILKKGMKYVPVIDNENRLVGIVTRANLVDIVYDSIWGEEESGNNNNQ; via the coding sequence TTGCTGAAGTTTGATCATGTGTCAAAAGTGTACGCTGGTAGAAAAAAAGCAGTTGAGGAATTGAATCTGGAGGTCGAACAGGGAGAATTCATTGTGTTTATTGGGCCGAGTGGCTGTGGAAAAACAACGACGATGAAGATGATCAATCGTTTGATTGAGCCCACAGAAGGAAGTATTTACATCAATGGTGAGGACATCCTGAAAAAAAATCAGGTGGAGCTTCGACGTTCCATCGGATATGTGATTCAGCAGATCGGTCTTTTTCCTCATATGACGATCATGGAAAACATAACACTGGTCCCCAAATTGTTAAAATGGCCGGAAGACCAACGAAAGAAACGGGCTGAGGAGTTATTAAAATTGGTTAATATGAGCCCGGATTATTTGTATCGCTATCCCCGCGAATTAAGCGGCGGTCAACAACAGCGTATTGGTGTTTTACGTGCACTGGCTGCCGATCCTCCCCTTATTTTGATGGATGAGCCTTTTGGAGCGCTGGACCCCATCACCCGTGACTCTTTACAAGAAGAGTTTAAACATCTCCAACAATCTCTGGGCAAGACGATTATTTTTGTTACTCATGATATGGATGAAGCTTTGAAATTGGCTGATCGGATTGTAATCATGCGGGACGGTAAATTGGTTCAGGTAGGGACACCTGATGAGATATTACGTAACCCCGCCGATGACTTTGTGGAGGAGTTTATCGGAAAAGATCGTTTAATCCAGGCCAGACCGAATATTCAAACAGTGGAACAGGTTATGAATCCGGAACCTGTCACGATCAATCTGGATAAGTCTTTGTCTGAATCGATTCAGCTTATGAAAGAGCGCAGAGTAGACTCATTATTGGTTGTTGATGAACAGAATGTGCTTCAAGGATATATCGATGTGGAGATTCTGGATCAAAACCGTAAAAAGGTAAAACAGGTCAAAGATGTGTTGGAAACAGAGGTGTATACCGTAAAGAAAGAGGCTTTGTTACGGGATACCATACGCAAGATTTTAAAGAAAGGCATGAAATACGTGCCGGTTATTGACAATGAAAATCGTCTTGTCGGAATCGTAACCAGGGCAAACCTGGTTGATATCGTCTATGATTCCATTTGGGGCGAAGAAGAGTCTGGAAACAATAATAATCAATAG
- a CDS encoding ABC transporter permease produces the protein MKAWQQFLAENGNELLLKTWEHLYISLIAVFLGILVAVPLGIILTRTTRMAGFVMGVVGVIQTFPSLAILAFLIPILGVGTVPAIVALFLYSVLPILRNTYTGIRGVTQGLLEAGRGMGMTGWQRIRYVEVPLAMPVIMAGVRLSTVYLIGWATLASFIGAGGLGDFIFNGLNLFRTDFIIAGAVPVTILALITDFLLGRLERWVTPKGLRDAKEAVV, from the coding sequence ATGAAGGCTTGGCAACAGTTTCTCGCCGAAAATGGAAATGAATTACTGCTGAAAACATGGGAACACCTGTACATCTCCCTTATTGCTGTTTTCCTCGGTATCCTGGTAGCGGTTCCTTTGGGGATCATTCTTACACGAACTACTCGGATGGCGGGATTTGTGATGGGAGTAGTAGGAGTGATCCAAACATTTCCCAGCCTTGCCATACTGGCTTTTTTGATTCCGATTCTCGGCGTCGGAACCGTTCCCGCGATTGTAGCATTGTTTCTTTATTCGGTTCTGCCAATTCTGCGGAATACTTATACCGGAATCAGAGGGGTTACCCAAGGTTTGTTGGAAGCAGGCCGGGGAATGGGCATGACAGGATGGCAACGGATTCGCTACGTAGAAGTCCCCTTGGCTATGCCGGTTATTATGGCAGGTGTTCGGCTGTCCACGGTTTATTTGATCGGTTGGGCCACGCTGGCATCTTTTATCGGAGCAGGGGGATTGGGGGATTTTATCTTTAATGGTCTGAATTTGTTCCGAACGGATTTTATCATTGCTGGAGCGGTACCTGTTACCATTTTGGCTCTTATTACTGATTTTCTGCTGGGTCGTCTGGAAAGATGGGTTACACCTAAAGGACTCAGAGATGCGAAGGAAGCTGTCGTTTAG
- a CDS encoding 3-keto-5-aminohexanoate cleavage protein has protein sequence MQRKVIITCALTGAGETTDKSPHVPITPKEIADSAIEAAKAGAAIAHIHVRDPETGGISHDPALFREVVERIRESETDVVLNITAGGGGDWLPSEKDPTVGGSGTDIQTPEERHQPVGELLPEICTLDCGSINFGDQIYMSPTDWLRKQARLIQQSGVKPELECFDTGHLRFAKQLIQEGLIDGDPLFQFCLGIPWGAEADAETMIAMRNKLPEHAHWAAFGIGRWQFPMALQSVLLGGHVRVGLEDNLYLEKGVLATNGQLVEKVTSMLALLGVQPMTPTEARQHLGLKDPYGG, from the coding sequence ATGCAACGAAAAGTAATCATAACCTGTGCGTTAACAGGCGCTGGGGAGACAACGGACAAAAGCCCCCATGTTCCCATCACACCCAAAGAAATTGCCGATTCAGCCATTGAAGCCGCCAAAGCAGGGGCAGCCATCGCTCATATACATGTTCGCGATCCCGAAACCGGCGGGATCAGTCATGATCCCGCTTTGTTCCGTGAAGTAGTGGAACGTATCCGTGAATCCGAAACGGATGTTGTCCTCAACATTACAGCTGGTGGCGGAGGGGATTGGCTTCCCAGTGAAAAAGATCCCACAGTAGGCGGGAGCGGAACGGACATTCAGACACCGGAAGAGCGACATCAACCGGTAGGTGAATTACTACCCGAAATATGTACATTGGATTGCGGCAGTATCAATTTCGGTGATCAGATATACATGAGTCCTACGGATTGGCTTCGTAAACAGGCCCGGCTGATCCAACAAAGTGGAGTCAAACCGGAACTGGAGTGTTTTGATACCGGACACCTGCGGTTTGCCAAACAATTGATCCAGGAAGGTTTAATTGACGGTGATCCTCTGTTCCAATTTTGTCTGGGTATTCCATGGGGAGCTGAGGCAGATGCTGAGACGATGATTGCCATGCGCAACAAATTGCCGGAACATGCTCATTGGGCTGCATTTGGTATCGGTCGTTGGCAATTTCCCATGGCTTTGCAATCGGTTCTACTGGGAGGACATGTCCGTGTCGGCCTAGAGGACAACCTTTACCTGGAAAAGGGTGTTCTTGCCACAAACGGTCAGTTGGTGGAAAAAGTCACATCCATGTTGGCTCTGTTGGGAGTTCAGCCAATGACACCCACTGAGGCCCGTCAACATCTTGGGTTAAAGGACCCTTACGGAGGTTAA
- a CDS encoding CocE/NonD family hydrolase encodes MTTSKILLEKNVPCTMRDGIVLYADIYRPDKEGTFPVLLSRLPYSKDKPLFSHRYLDTNRLVENGYVVIIQDVRGRYQSEGEFQPFQSEAKDGYDTVEWAASLPYSSGKVGMFGLSYYGFTQLLAATERPPHLAAMMPAMTLNDQRKGMLFQQGAYGLGLLETWTLESMLPDLIKRKYGDDKVAYAAAMLQMGQNYNRLEELYRYAPFCEWPPVKESGVADFFFDYLRHDLAEEDFWEKSSITDKYEQIQVPAYHVGGWYDCLLGSTIENFTELREKAAGSEAQAQQKLIIGPWGHGDFSSVIGERSFGIHASGDWIDFREDLTHLHLRWFDYWLKGVDTHVTKEPPVKIFVMGVNQWRNENEWPLARTQYVPYYFHSGGNAPTRYGDGSLSTEAPTDDEPTDQFVYNPGEPVPTQGGATLYAGVNTMGPQDQRKVEERKDVLVYTSEPVTDPLEVTGPVTVYLWAATDAKDTDFTAKLVDVLPDGRAYNLTDGIIRARYRNGYRRSPDLQGEVVAYEIDLWATSNVFLPGHRIRVEISSSNFPRFDANPNTGSTMKDSDQMKLARQTIYHTDQYPSHILLPVIPAKGKEDLSR; translated from the coding sequence ATGACTACATCGAAGATACTGCTGGAGAAAAACGTTCCTTGTACGATGCGGGACGGAATCGTCCTTTATGCTGATATTTATCGGCCTGATAAGGAAGGGACGTTTCCTGTGCTGTTATCCCGTTTGCCCTACAGCAAAGATAAACCCTTGTTTTCACACCGCTATCTTGATACCAATCGGCTTGTTGAAAATGGATATGTGGTAATCATTCAGGATGTTCGGGGCCGTTACCAATCAGAAGGAGAATTTCAGCCCTTCCAATCTGAAGCAAAAGATGGTTATGACACTGTGGAGTGGGCCGCTTCCCTTCCTTACTCTTCCGGGAAGGTTGGTATGTTTGGTCTGTCTTACTATGGATTTACGCAACTGCTGGCGGCGACAGAACGTCCTCCCCATTTGGCTGCGATGATGCCGGCGATGACCTTGAACGATCAAAGAAAGGGAATGTTGTTCCAACAAGGGGCCTATGGGCTGGGATTGTTGGAAACCTGGACCCTGGAATCGATGCTGCCGGATCTGATCAAGAGAAAATACGGTGATGACAAAGTCGCCTATGCAGCAGCCATGCTTCAAATGGGACAAAACTATAACCGACTGGAAGAGTTATACCGATATGCTCCCTTTTGTGAATGGCCACCGGTAAAAGAATCGGGTGTAGCGGATTTTTTCTTCGATTACTTGCGGCACGACCTGGCAGAGGAGGACTTTTGGGAAAAGTCGAGTATTACCGATAAATATGAACAAATCCAAGTACCGGCCTATCATGTAGGTGGCTGGTACGATTGTCTATTGGGCTCCACCATTGAAAATTTTACCGAACTGAGGGAAAAGGCGGCGGGATCTGAGGCACAGGCACAACAGAAGTTGATCATTGGTCCATGGGGGCATGGTGATTTCAGCTCTGTGATCGGTGAACGTTCCTTCGGGATTCACGCTTCCGGTGATTGGATTGATTTCCGGGAAGATCTGACGCACCTGCATTTGCGTTGGTTTGATTATTGGTTGAAAGGGGTGGATACACATGTTACCAAGGAGCCTCCTGTGAAAATCTTTGTGATGGGTGTGAACCAATGGCGCAACGAAAACGAGTGGCCCCTGGCTCGTACGCAATATGTACCTTATTATTTTCACAGTGGAGGCAATGCTCCTACCCGGTATGGTGATGGATCCTTATCTACAGAAGCACCGACAGATGACGAACCTACTGACCAATTTGTATACAATCCGGGAGAGCCGGTACCCACACAGGGAGGTGCAACCTTATACGCCGGAGTCAATACGATGGGCCCGCAGGATCAACGAAAAGTGGAGGAACGGAAAGACGTTTTGGTTTATACATCAGAACCTGTGACCGATCCCCTGGAAGTGACAGGTCCTGTAACGGTTTATCTCTGGGCAGCCACAGATGCAAAAGATACCGATTTTACCGCCAAGTTGGTGGATGTATTACCGGATGGAAGGGCTTACAACTTGACAGATGGTATCATCCGTGCCCGCTATCGAAACGGTTACCGGCGGTCACCGGATTTACAGGGAGAAGTAGTGGCCTATGAGATTGATCTGTGGGCAACCAGTAATGTGTTTCTTCCCGGTCATCGTATACGGGTGGAGATCTCCTCCAGTAACTTTCCCCGTTTCGATGCCAACCCCAATACTGGATCAACCATGAAAGACAGTGACCAGATGAAACTGGCCAGACAAACCATTTATCATACCGATCAATATCCGTCTCATATCCTGCTTCCTGTGATTCCGGCGAAGGGGAAAGAGGATTTATCCCGTTAG
- a CDS encoding osmoprotectant ABC transporter substrate-binding protein: MKRTGRLFVALGLVLTLLSGCSLPGLSGPAENTVTLGTMATTESAIVGNIVRLMIEKETNLNVEMIENLGSSTVQHQAMTSGDVDITPTRYTGTDLTGALALEPETDPDLALKRVQKEFGKRFDQTWFDSYGFENSYAFTVTRKMAEKENLKTVSDIKRVASDLSLGVDSSWLKRKGDGYEGFVKFYGFEFGRTFPMQIGLVYQAVGSGKMDVVLAYTTDGRIKAFDLVTLKDDKRFFPPYDASPVARNDVLEKHPELRDILERLAGKIDTDTMLEMNYESDVNMKEPTTVAREFLEKNNYFK; this comes from the coding sequence TTGAAACGAACCGGAAGATTATTTGTTGCTTTGGGACTGGTATTGACATTACTGAGCGGCTGTTCGCTACCGGGATTAAGCGGACCGGCGGAAAATACGGTTACGTTGGGTACGATGGCTACTACGGAATCAGCCATTGTAGGGAATATTGTTCGGTTGATGATTGAAAAAGAGACAAACTTAAACGTGGAGATGATTGAAAATCTGGGTTCATCCACGGTTCAGCACCAAGCGATGACAAGCGGGGATGTGGATATTACGCCGACACGTTACACCGGAACAGATTTAACTGGAGCCTTGGCGCTGGAGCCGGAAACAGATCCAGACCTGGCACTAAAACGAGTACAAAAGGAATTTGGCAAACGATTTGACCAAACCTGGTTTGACTCCTATGGTTTTGAAAACTCCTATGCCTTTACTGTAACCCGGAAAATGGCGGAGAAAGAGAATCTGAAAACCGTTTCTGACATCAAGCGTGTTGCCTCTGATCTCAGTCTGGGTGTGGACAGCAGTTGGTTGAAACGAAAGGGCGACGGATATGAGGGATTTGTCAAATTCTACGGATTTGAATTTGGTCGTACTTTCCCCATGCAAATCGGCTTGGTGTATCAAGCGGTGGGAAGCGGAAAAATGGATGTGGTACTTGCATATACCACAGATGGACGGATAAAAGCATTTGATTTGGTTACGTTGAAGGATGACAAACGATTTTTCCCGCCTTATGATGCTTCACCGGTGGCACGAAATGATGTTTTGGAAAAGCACCCGGAACTTCGGGATATCCTTGAGCGGCTGGCGGGTAAAATTGATACGGATACGATGTTGGAGATGAACTATGAGTCGGATGTCAATATGAAGGAACCGACGACAGTTGCCAGGGAATTTCTGGAGAAGAATAATTACTTCAAGTAA
- a CDS encoding ABC transporter permease: METLQELWIYYTQNAGYVWEQFYRHFLMSAYGVLFAAIVAIPLGIVMARYHRLSGWVLSLANIIQTVPALAMLAILMLVMGLGANTVVVALFLYSLLPILKNTYTGIRNVDHALLESGQAMGMTKFQILRMVELPLSLSVIMAGLRTALVIAIGIATVGTFIGGGGLGSIIVRGTNVTDGTAIILAGAIPTALMAVVADVFMGWLERLLSPIKGATMKKVKETA, from the coding sequence TTGGAAACACTGCAGGAATTGTGGATCTACTATACTCAAAATGCCGGGTATGTATGGGAACAATTTTACCGACACTTTTTGATGTCTGCTTACGGCGTTTTGTTTGCGGCGATTGTGGCGATTCCTCTGGGGATCGTGATGGCACGTTATCATCGGTTGAGTGGCTGGGTTTTATCACTGGCGAATATCATTCAAACGGTACCGGCCTTGGCGATGTTGGCCATTCTGATGTTGGTGATGGGTTTGGGAGCCAACACGGTAGTTGTCGCCCTGTTTTTGTATTCTCTCTTACCCATTCTTAAAAATACCTATACCGGGATTCGCAATGTGGACCATGCATTGCTGGAGTCTGGACAAGCGATGGGTATGACCAAGTTTCAAATATTACGGATGGTGGAATTGCCTCTGTCCCTGTCGGTTATCATGGCGGGTCTCCGTACGGCTCTGGTAATTGCCATCGGCATCGCCACAGTTGGGACGTTTATCGGAGGCGGGGGGCTCGGCTCCATTATTGTCCGGGGTACAAATGTAACAGACGGTACCGCCATTATTTTGGCTGGAGCGATCCCTACAGCCTTAATGGCGGTAGTGGCTGATGTGTTCATGGGATGGTTGGAGCGCTTGCTTTCTCCGATAAAGGGAGCAACCATGAAGAAAGTAAAGGAGACGGCTTAA
- a CDS encoding GbsR/MarR family transcriptional regulator → MKEIPLEKINNAKEQIIEKIADNMHTFGVSSTLGRVLGIIYMNRKPMTLDELSEETGMSKTRMSQVIREMIDLDIAKRVFKKGVRKDLYHVEQDYYQTFISLFTSNWRKTINKNRKFEQRLRQELVDIQKTEQLDTETEKKVNELLKETKEWLDYYNWLTRLTEFFESGEVFKYVPKHDTEEGLNDRGRKE, encoded by the coding sequence GTGAAAGAGATACCCTTAGAAAAAATAAATAACGCAAAAGAGCAAATTATAGAAAAAATTGCGGATAATATGCATACCTTTGGTGTTTCATCCACTTTGGGACGGGTTCTAGGAATTATTTACATGAACCGAAAGCCCATGACTCTGGATGAATTATCGGAAGAAACCGGAATGAGTAAAACCAGGATGAGCCAAGTGATCCGGGAAATGATTGATCTTGATATTGCCAAGAGAGTATTTAAAAAGGGAGTCCGAAAAGATCTATATCATGTTGAACAGGATTACTACCAAACCTTTATCTCTCTGTTTACTTCCAATTGGCGTAAGACTATAAACAAAAACAGAAAATTTGAGCAGAGACTCCGCCAGGAGTTGGTTGACATACAGAAAACCGAACAATTGGATACAGAGACAGAGAAAAAAGTTAACGAATTGCTGAAGGAAACCAAGGAGTGGCTGGACTATTATAATTGGTTAACCCGTCTGACCGAATTCTTTGAGAGTGGTGAAGTATTTAAATATGTTCCGAAACATGATACCGAAGAAGGGTTGAATGACCGGGGGAGGAAGGAATAA